In one window of Trichoderma breve strain T069 chromosome 7 map unlocalized scaffold00008, whole genome shotgun sequence DNA:
- a CDS encoding fungal specific transcription factor domain-containing protein: protein MDPTALTNSNRMESYFNNMTTFTLFKPYEIEEKLSRMQSATEAEALVAAIFAFAARSHSSFSTPSRPTECPPHSHFAYIASKRLNEALEQLDDAVAPLWLLQAYILLTFYQLTQSVRSKSWRHLGVCIRLAYELDLHRVDFPSHQQADADNYSIDTEHWSILEEKRRAWWAIWEMDVLASAIRRLPMAINWGYNFTFLPVPDSCWFSDSPQKSCYLAVDPNLRWKHLQESGNLSPKAWYIVINSFVYNCQLLLSDYKLNTDSTTNMADVTILANCLYCTTNSLPSDLMYHGQALDFLTRRSPQDISCRQFHSDIYCIHIMTQLVQFMIFHHQIASEAPWMAELDANTLNRGSENKISNHPLWSNYMKAAEDVITMVRNSSGEHYKYVNPFMINTLWIAAAAQIACRIFGPLSFNKQLAESNYELLSLNMDRSIIFWCGMDILKRRLTRVEALLKGLAARQGNDRSPIDLAGFMTSGMMASHQEAPVTDSPNVSDSITDPSMNSNVLSFMPLLDGSIEPHVSIDYMDFFAGIEQVLPYDTYDS, encoded by the coding sequence ATGGATCCTACCGCGTTAACAAATAGCAACAGGATGGAATCATATTTCAACAACATGACAACCTTTACGCTTTTCAAGCCGTATGAAATCGAGGAGAAGCTCTCTCGCATGCAATCTGCAACCGAAGCTGAAGCTTTAGTAGCCGCGATATTCGCCTTCGCTGCGAGATCTCATTCTTCCTTCAGTACACCATCTCGCCCTACCGAATGCCCCCCACATTCTCATTTCGCTTACATCGCCTCAAAACGCTTGAATGAAGCTCTTGAACAACTTGACGATGCAGTGGCTCCACTATGGCTCCTTCAGGCATATATTCTCTTGACCTTTTACCAATTGACACAGAGCGTCCGGTCAAAGTCATGGAGACATCTGGGGGTTTGCATCCGACTAGCATACGAGCTGGACCTTCACCGAGTGGATTTTCCGTCCCATCAACAGGCAGATGCGGATAATTACAGCATCGATACGGAGCACTGGTCCATacttgaagagaaaagaagagcttggtGGGCCATCTGGGAGATGGACGTCCTTGCCAGTGCCATTAGGCGCCTACCAATGGCTATCAACTGGGGCTATAACTTCACGTTTCTACCAGTCCCCGACAGCTGCTGGTTCAGTGATAGCCCTCAAAAGAGTTGTTATCTTGCTGTGGATCCGAATCTCCGCTGGAAACATTTGCAGGAGTCAGGCAATCTTAGCCCCAAAGCTTGGTACATCGTCATCAACTCCTTTGTGTACAATTGTCAGTTACTTCTATCGGATTACAAACTCAATACCGATTCAACGACAAATATGGCCGATGTGACCATTCTAGCCAACTGTCTTTACTGCACGACTAACTCTCTTCCCTCTGACCTTATGTATCATGGGCAGGCGCTGGACTTCCTGACTAGAAGGTCTCCACAAGATATTAGCTGTCGCCAGTTTCACAGCGACATATATTGCATTCACATCATGACACAACTTGTCCAGTTCATGATCTTTCACCATCAAATTGCTTCTGAGGCGCCTTGGATGGCCGAATTGGATGCGAATACTCTGAACAGAGGAAGCGAAAACAAGATTTCTAATCATCCATTATGGTCGAACTATATGAAGGCTGCCGAAGATGTTATCACTATGGTACGTAATAGTTCTGGTGAGCACTACAAATATGTCAATCCCTTCATGATCAACACACTATggattgctgctgcggcaCAAATCGCCTGTCGTATCTTTGGGCCTTTGTCTTTCAATAAGCAACTAGCTGAATCGAATTACGAGCTCCTCTCCCTCAATATGGATCGATCTATCATTTTCTGGTGCGGCATGGATATTCTGAAGCGTAGATTGACTAGGGTCGAGGCTTTGTTGAAAGGCTTAGCTGCGAGACAAGGCAATGATAGAAGCCCGATAGACTTGGCTGGGTTCATGACATCGGGAATGATGGCCTCCCACCAAGAAGCACCTGTTACCGATTCGCCGAATGTCTCCGATTCCATAACAGACCCTTCAATGAATTCGAATGTGCTGTCTTTCATGCCGCTACTTGATGGTAGCATCGAACCACATGTTTCCATAGACTATATGGACTTTTTTGCTGGTATTGAACAGGTTTTACCTTACGACACATACGATTCATGA
- a CDS encoding nmrA-like family domain-containing protein — MATKKIIAVLGSTGNQGGSVAKIFLSDPKLKKDWTVRAITRDVTKASAKKLESQGAELVAADINDGKSLAKAFSGAAAIFAVTNYWDTMSKEREEQQGRTIVDAAKDARVQHFIYSSLIDVAKATNGKLANVYHFDSKAAVEQYARDAGIPATFFQPGFFMSNIPGQLLAQESPEKPWTLALPTPETAPFPMFDAEADTGKFVKAIVLKRDEVLGKRVLGATAYQTPTEILADFKSAFPNAGKDAKFFSLPHEMFTATLKGQGMPDFAAEELLQNFRLMDEGGYYAGEKLDWSLSILEDKPTTWLEHLKAAKAFQGLN, encoded by the exons ATGGCTACCAAGAAAATTATCGCAGTACTCGGTTCAACAGGCAATCAGGGTGGCTCTGTTGCCAAGATATTCCTGAGTGACCCTAAACTCAAGAAAGATTGGACTGTCCGTGCTATTACCCGAGACGTTACTAAGGCATCtgccaagaagcttgaaagcCAAGGTGCTGAGCTTGTTGCA GCCGACATAAATGACGGCAAGTCATTAGCCAAGGCATTTTCTGGTGCTGCAGCAATTTTTGCTGTCACAAACTACTGGGATACTATGAGCAAAGAACGTGAAGAGCAACAAGGCAGGACCATTGTGGATGCGGCGAAG GATGCTCGAGTACAACACTTTATTTACAGTTCGTTAATCGATGTTGCTAAAG CTACCAATGGTAAATTGGCCAATGTTTATCATTTCGATAGTAAGGCCGCTGTTGAGCAATATGCTCGGGACGCTGGAATCCCAGCAACTTTCTTTCAGCCGGGTTTCTTCATGTCGAATATCCCTGGACAGCTGCTCGCTCAAGAGTCGCCGGAAAAGCCGTGGACACTGGCGCTGCCAACCCCAGAAACAGCGCCTTTCCCCATGTTTGACGCCGAGGCTGATACGGGAAAATtcgtcaaggccatcgtACTGAAGCGTGACGAGGTCCTAGGCAAGCGCGTGCTTGGTGCCACAGCATACCAGACTCCCACAGAGATTCTTGCTGACTTTAAGAGCGCCTTCCCTAATGCCGGCAAGGATGCTAAattcttctccctccctcaCGAAATGTTTACAGCTACATTGAAAGGACAAGGGATGCCAGATTTTGCAGCCGAAGAGCTATTGCAAAACTTCCGCCTGATGGATGAGGGTGGTTACTACGCTGGAGAGAAACTAGATTGGAGCTTATCTATTCTCGAGGATAAGCCAACAACTTGGCTGGAACATttgaaggcagcaaaggccTTCCAAGGCCTGAATTAG
- a CDS encoding alpha/beta hydrolase fold domain-containing protein, protein MVITKKEGEYVPVDPNFRPLPKFGHFSELDPEYAKLRPMLNSMMEGLWQPETSLEDFRKAWLNSPPAPEGCPVEGKDVLTETRMIPTRDGAEIEIKLYTAKNKRPGSAMVVRYHGGGWVVGGHCTEHSENLMIAGWTNSVVVSVDYRQAPEYKFPYAANDCFDALKWCGKNAASLGADASKIILNGSSAGGNLASVVAIMARDEGFQGIVAQILTFPVMCHPKFFPREAYEMGSYQQNSNDSVVTAARMEWFWDMYLPEPTADWRSSPLLAQSLQNLPPALIIAAGCDIHRDEAIAYAERLQNEGADTQLKIYKGMPHCFYMLQTHPETKDYYKRIVEFVGKFSN, encoded by the exons ATGGTTATCACTAAGAAAGAGGGCGAGTATGTTCCTGTGGACCCTAACTTTAGGCCTCTACCGAAGTTCGGCCATTTCAGCGAGCTGGATCCAGAGTACGCAAAGCTCAGACCGATGTTGAATAGCATGATGGAGGGCTTGTGGCAGCCTGAGACATCTTTGGAAGATTTTCGCAAAGCCTGGCTCAACAGCCCACCGGCGCCCGAAGGATGCCCTGTAGAGGGCAAGGATGTCCTTACTGAGACACGGATGATCCCAACTCGTGACGGTGCCGAGATCGAGATTAAGTTGTACACGGCTAAAAATAAGCGTCCTGGCTCTGCGATGGTTGTACGCTACCATGGTGGAGGGTGGGTTGTTGGTGGGCATTGCACTGAACATTCCGAAAATCTCATGATTGCAGGTTGGACAAATTCAGTGGTGGTCAGTGTTGATTACAGACA GGCCCCCGAGTACAAATTTCCATATGCAGCCAACGACTGCTTCGATGCACTGAAATGG TGCGGGAAAAACGCTGCTTCACTCGGGGCTGATGCATCGAAAATTATCCTCAACGGAAGTAGTGCTGGCGGAAACCTA GCTAGTGTTGTCGCCATCATGGCCCGAGATGAAGGATTCCAGGGTATCGTAGCGCAAATTCTCACGTTCCCAGTAATGTGCCATCCCAAATTCTTTCCCAGAGAGGCGTATGAAATGGGTAGTTATCAGCAAAACTCCAACGACAGTGTGGTTACTGCTGCGCGGATGGAGTGGTTTTGGGATATGTACTTGCCGGAGCCGACGGCCGACTGGCGCTCCTCGCCGTTGCTTGCACAGTCCCTGCAAAACCTACCACCAGCGT TAATTATAGCCGCAGGGTGCGATATTCATCGGGATGAGGCAATCGCGTACGCAGAGCGGTTGCAAAATGAGGGGGCTGACACACAGTTAAAGATATACAAGGGAATGCCGCACTGTTTCTATATGCTTCAGACGCATCCAGAGACAAAGGACTATTACAAAAGAATAGTAGAGTTTGTTGGGAAATTTTCTAACTAA
- a CDS encoding cytochrome p450 domain-containing protein, producing the protein MLNSAAFAVLLERILRDSVQHLFIGALSLPIIYVLVNEVIRKNAKIPHMNGPKGLPLLGNIWDIRVNAAEKYRQWAKQYGDVYQIMLGNIPVVVVNSASAAKSVFGSNAQTLSSRPELYTFHKVLSDTAGTTIGTSPYSDSLKRRRKGAASALNRPSVATYVPHLEVESRDFINELFEYGNAGQTPVDPMPMIQRLSLSLALTLNWGTRLKTQKDDLFGEITHVEEEISKFRSTTGNLQDYIPILRLNPINFHSSKAREMRDRRDRYLTDLNNSLDERIATGTHQPCIQANVILDKETKLSKDELTSISLTMLSGGLDTVTTQVAWFVALLSQHPEIQEKAIVAIRKHYGEDQPMCDENDDQKCVYVVALVKEALRYYTVLRLALPRASVKDLPYQGTVIPKGTMVFLNAWACNMDEKVWTDPEVFRPERWLEQPDAPLFTYGVGYRMCAGSLLANRELYLVFIRLLNSFYIKKYDDVDCHPVTGNADPKSLVALPPRFKSYFVPRNDTALRAAVEKAS; encoded by the exons ATGCTAAATTCCGCAGCATTTGCGGTCTTGCTGGAGAGAATTCTGCGGGACTCAGTGCAACACCTCTTTATTggcgctctctctctccctaTCATCTACGTTCTGGTGAACGAAGTTATCCGCAAGAATGCCAAAATTCCTCATATGAATGGACCTAAAGGTCTTCCTTTGTTGGGTAACATCTGGGATATCCGTGTCAATGCTGCCGAAAAGTATCGGCAATGGGCTAAGCAGTACGGCGACGTCTACCAAATCATGCTTGGAAACATTCCCGTTGTTGTCGTCAActcagcttcagccgctAAATCGGTGTTTGGTTCAAATGCCCAAACGTTAAGTTCCAGGCCGGAGCTATACACATTTCATAAG GTACTGTCTGACACAGCTGGTACAACTATTGGTACTTCCCCATACAGCGACTCGTTGAAGCGGCGAAGAAAAGGCGCAGCGTCAGCACTTAATCGACCTTCTGTCGCAACCTACGTTCCTCACCTTGAAGTGGAAAGTAGGGATTTTATCAATGAACTTTTCGAGTATGGTAACGCTGGCCAGACACCCGTGGATCCTATGCCAATGATTCAGCGGCTTTCACTTTCCCTCGCCCTGACCCTCAACTGGGGAACGCGGTTAAAAACTCAAAAAGACGACCTATTCGGAGAGATTACCcacgttgaagaagagatcaGCAAATTTAGGTCTACCACGGGGAATTTACAAGACTACATTCCTATTCTGCGCTTGAATCCCATCAATTTTCACTCATCCAAGGCCCGTGAAATGCGCGATCGCCGCGATAGGTACTTGACGGATCTCAATAATTCTCTTGATGAGCGCATTGCAACAGGAACCCACCAACCTTGCATCCAAGCCAATGTTATTCTAGACAAGGAAACAAAGTTGAGCAAAGATGAGCTCACTTCAATCAGCCTAACTATGCTTTCGGGCGGTCTAGATACTGTCACCACGCAGGTTGCTTGGTTTGTCGCGTTACTCTCTCAGCATCCCGAGATCCAAGAAAAAGCTATTGTGGCAATTCGCAAGCATTATGGTGAAGACCAGCCTATGTGTGACGAGAATGACGATCAAAAGTGTGTATACGTTGTTGCTCTTGTCAAGGAGGCTCTTCGGTATTACACAGTTCTCCGTCTAGCTCTTCCTCGCGCTTCTGTGAAAGATTTGCCATACCAAGGCACCGTTATTCCCAAGGGTACAATGGTATTCCTTAATGCGTGGGCTTGCAACATGG ACGAGAAGGTTTGGACTGATCCTGAAGTCTTTCGTCCTGAAAGATGGCTTGAGCAACCCGATGCACCGTTGTTCACATATGGTGTCGGTTATCGTATGTGTGCTGGCTCTCTCTTGGCCAATCGCGAGCTTtacctcgtcttcatccgcTTGCTCAATAGCTTCTATATCAAGAAGTATGACGACGTGGACTGTCATCCCGTCACTGGAAATGCAGACCCCAAGAGCCTGGTTGCTCTGCCTCCCCGCTTCAAATCATACTTTGTACCTCGAAACGACACTGCTCTTCGTGCGGCCGTTGAGAAAGCCTCATGA
- a CDS encoding glycosyl hydrolases family 18 domain-containing protein produces the protein MVQSRAYLGALLAALPSVRAGFNASSTQNIAVYWGQNSANQETSQQRLSTYCANAEIDIIPIGFMNGISPVITNFANAGNNCTAFPDNANALNCPQIEEDIITCQKTYGKTILISLGGGSYTQGGFSSTSAATSAAQAVWNMFGPVNPNSNVDRPFGSAVVDGVDFDFESGVNNLATFATELRSLMDASAASAGRKFYLSAAPQCVYPDYADNPALNGSVAFDFIMIQYYNNGCGVSSYVPGATTQWNYNFDVWDNWAHTVSKNPNVRILLGIAANTGAASGYVSGTQLSAVISFTKQYSSFAGIMMWDMSQLYLNSGFLDQVVSDLAASGSTPPPTSSSGGSKPTSTSGGSTGPTGGGSVPQWGHVWWSSCQ, from the exons ATGGTTCAGTCACGGGCTTATCTAGGAGCCTTGCTGGCCGCCCTACCTTCGGTGCGAGCCGGTTTCAACGCTAGCTCCACGCAAAACATTGCCGTGTACTGGG GTCAAAATTCCGCAAACCAAGAAACTTCTCAGCAGCGCTTGTCTACCTACTGTGCCA ACGCTGAAATAGAT ATCATCCCCATTGGGTTTATGAATGGCATCAGCCCGGTCATTACCAACTTCGCCAATGCGGGCAACAACTGTACAGCCTTCCCTGACAATGCCAATGCACTTAATTGCCCTCAAATCGA GGAGGACATCATCACATGCCAGAAAACATATGGAAAGACCATCCTGATTTCACTGGGAGGTGGATCTTATACACAAGGAGGCTTTTCGTCCACTAGCGCTGCCACATCCGCGGCTCAGGCGGTTTGGAACATGTTTGGACCTGTTAATCCCAACAGCAATGTAGACCGGCCTTTTGGTTCAGCAGTGGTGGATGGCGTCGACTTCGATTTTGAGTCTGGCGTCAATAATCTGGCCACTTTTGCCACTGAGTTGCGGAGTTTGATGGacgcttctgcagcttccgCAGGCAGGAAGTTCTACCTGTCTGCTGCACCACAATGCGTCTATCCCGATTACGCCGACAACCCTGCTCTAAACGGTTCTGTTGCCTTCGACTTCATCATGATCCAGTATTATAACAACGGATGCGGTGTCAGCAGCTATGTCCCTGGAGCAACGACCCAATGGAACTACAACTTTGATGTCTGGGACAACTGGGCACACACCGTCAGCAAGAACCCCAACGTGAGGATTCTGCTCGGTATCGCCGCCAACACTGGTGCTGCCAGTGGATACGTCTCCGGAACCCAGCTTTCCGCCGTGATCTCATTTACCAAGCAATACTCAAGCTTCGCGGGTATCATGATGTGGGACATGTCCCAGTTATACCTGAATTCCGGTTTCCTGGACCAGGTTGTCAGTGATCTTGCTGCCTCTGGTTCAACCCCCCCGCCTACCAGTTCTAGTGGCGGTTCCAAGCCTACCTCTACCAGTGGTGGTTCTACCGGCCCAACTGGCGGCGGCTCTGTGCCTCAATGGGGTCA TGTTTGGTGGTCATCTTGCCAGTAA
- a CDS encoding fungal specific transcription factor domain-containing protein, whose protein sequence is MSDYKPTEYEDQDSTEERPAPPTKRRKYTAVACDECRRRKLKCVPGQTDDCCRRCASKGLATCSYKALRHDFVDRSTCGNDVVAALSQDVKILKDTMNEWMAVVRQLTTNGAAELPRRPSGADPTSDNFLPREAHVLVSPQGISCSEALPSTSVTNTIVTRETTSTHVDQNVPEKPQFIGLTRSVHGVEVGEQVEFPQVELPPPTGQQFRSLSPKEPDQYFDEDFWKGCNPSEFARLICVFQEEVESVYPCLDTNYLISNAPEVIRLGQLPKDATQNITDRQDSCIGLKDLQLAKIAIATAMVIEGHGKSDNSTAMVISVERSVMSILQPSSGLKDLQLLILLSIYYFHIDEDLLAWRIIGHACREALVLGLHRRITLFETFPIKEHRDLAVRVFWTIYVLDRRWSFGTNLSFALVDRDIDVELPEPGQDCAYLQCMVGYGRLCSTMWDALMPFGFHANENPEEKTTELDTKTQEWLESIPVQLRLCHPRLGLATRAQPPVLHRLRALLYLRGNHFRILIYRYYLLGPNRIRNSYRNAWLAVEIAQDSIQVLVHLNDSSDIYRRQQAAFNYFLLSALAILFLAVCNDPETFAAPSKAGGVADFGAASEASSPGFVGLRVAELRMSPNRM, encoded by the exons ATGTCAGACTACAAACCCACAGAGTACGAAGACCAAGACTCAACCGAGGAACGGCCTGCACCCCCGACTAAACGCAGAAAATACACCGCTGTAGCCTG TGATGAATGCAGGCGGCGTAAACTGAAGTGTGTCCCGGGCCAGACCGACGATTGCTGCCGGAGGTGTGCGTCCAAAGGGCTGGCCACATGCAGCTACAAAGCTCTCCGTCATGACTTTGTAGATAGATCTACGTGTGGGAACGA TGTAGTGGCGGCACTGAGTCAAGATGTAAAGATTCTGAAGGATACAATGAATGAGTGGATGGCAGTAGTCAGACAACTCACCACGAATGGAGCTGCCGAACTTCCTCGGCGTCCCTCCGGAGCTGACCCAACATCCGATAACTTCCTGCCACGAGAAGCCCATGTCCTCGTTTCGCCACAAGGCATATCTTGCTCCGAAGCATTACCGTCTACCTCAGTGACCAATACTATAGTG ACTCGCGAAACTACCTCAACGCATGTTGATCAAAATGTACCAGAGAAGCCTCAGTTTATTGGTCTCACTAGATCTGTCCACGGTGTTGAAGTAGGCGAACAGGTGGAATTCCCGCAAGTCGAATTGCCTCCTCCTACCGGACAGCAGTTCCGTTCTTTGTCTCCCAAAGAGCCAGATCAGTATTTTGATGAAGATTTCTGGAAAGGCTGTAACCCTTCCGAGTTTGCACGCTTAATTTGCGTCTTCCAGGAAGAAGTGGAATCAGTATATCCATGCCTGGACACGAATtatctcatctccaacgcgCCTGAGGTCATCAGGTTAGGCCAGTTACCTAAGGACGCTACTCAAAACATCACTGACAGGCAGGATTCGTGCATCGGCTTAAAGGATTTACAGCTTGCCAAAATTGCTATTGCTACAGCAATGGTAATCGAAGGACATGGGAAGAGTGATAACAGCACAGCAATGGTTATCTCGGTCGAACGGAGCGTCATGAGCATTCTGCAACCAAGTTCCGGCCTGAAGGACTTGCAGTTGCTTATTCTTCTA AGTATATACTACTTTCATATCGACGAGGATCTACTCGCTTGGCGAATCATAGGCCACGCCTGTCGTGAAGCACTTGTCCTAGGCCTGCATCGGCGAATCACGCTATTCGAAACGTTTCCTATTAAAGAGCACCGCGATTTGGCTGTGAGAGTCTTCTGGACCATCTATGTGCTTGACCGGCGCTGGAGCTTTGGCACCAACCTGTCATTTGCATTGGTGGATCGTGATATTGACGTGGAACTGCCAGAGCCG GGCCAGGATTGTGCATACCTCCAATGCATGGTCGGATATGGACGCCTATGTTCGACTATGTGGGATGCACTGATGCCCTTTGGGTTCCATGCCAATGAGAATCCCgaagaaaaaacaacagAACTTGACACAAAGACCCAAGAATGGCTAGAGTCAATCCCTGTGCAACTCCGACTCTGTCACCCGCGGCTCGGTCTGGCTACCCGGGCACAGCCTCCCGTCTTGCACAGATTGCGGGCCTTGCTCTACTTAAGAGGCAACCATTTTCGCATACTGATATACCGATACTATCTCCTTGGGCCAAATCGGATCAGGAACTCGTATCGCAACGCATGGTTAGCTGTCGAAATTGCGCAAGACAGCATCCAAGTGCTAGTCCATCTCAACGATTCCTCGGATATTTACCGACGTCAGCAGGCCGCTTTCAATTACTTCTTGCTTAGCGCCCTGGCTATTCTTTTCCTAGCCGTTTGTAACGACCCCGAAACCTTTGCAGCACCGT CCAAAGCCGGGGGAGTCGCAGACTTTGGAGCAGCGTCAGAGGCATCATCCCCCGGCTTCGTCGGCTTGAGAGTCGCAGAACTGAGGATGTCGCCCAACAGGATGTAG